The following are from one region of the Streptomyces sp. L2 genome:
- a CDS encoding DivIVA domain-containing protein → MPLSPEDVRNKQFTTVRLREGYDEDEVDAFLDKVEAELTRLVRENKELRAKLAAATPPAAQKQPDEAKPPEPKQQPDPHGPSALGPVGLASELPSGIPSAAVVPGGQGGPHGQGPFGGPMGGPGQGPGGDSAARVLSLAQQTADQAIAEARSEANRIVGEARGRAEGLERDARARADALERDAREKHRAAIGSLESARATLERKVEDLRGFEREYRSRLKSYLESQLRHLETSQADDAVTTSPPMPLPPAAPAPPMPPAGTSPSSYGGQQMPPSMHQAVVQGPSAMGHASPGRRGFLLDDDDN, encoded by the coding sequence ATGCCGTTATCCCCCGAGGACGTACGGAACAAGCAGTTCACGACCGTCCGTCTCCGAGAAGGCTATGACGAGGACGAGGTCGACGCCTTCCTCGACAAGGTCGAAGCCGAACTGACCCGCCTTGTACGCGAGAACAAGGAACTGCGTGCCAAGCTGGCTGCTGCCACCCCTCCCGCCGCGCAGAAACAGCCGGACGAGGCCAAGCCTCCCGAGCCGAAGCAGCAGCCCGACCCCCACGGACCCAGCGCGCTGGGTCCTGTCGGGCTGGCGTCCGAGTTGCCGAGCGGCATCCCGTCGGCAGCCGTTGTCCCCGGTGGTCAGGGCGGCCCGCACGGCCAAGGGCCCTTTGGCGGTCCGATGGGCGGCCCAGGCCAGGGCCCCGGCGGCGACAGCGCCGCCCGTGTCCTCTCACTGGCCCAGCAGACGGCCGACCAGGCGATCGCCGAGGCCCGCTCCGAGGCCAACAGGATCGTTGGCGAGGCCCGCGGCCGCGCCGAGGGTCTGGAGCGTGACGCTCGTGCCAGGGCGGATGCGCTCGAACGGGACGCGCGGGAGAAGCACCGTGCCGCGATCGGCTCCCTCGAGTCCGCCCGCGCCACGCTGGAGCGCAAGGTCGAGGACCTGCGCGGCTTCGAGCGCGAGTACCGCTCACGTCTGAAGTCGTACCTGGAATCCCAGCTGCGCCACCTGGAAACGTCGCAGGCCGACGACGCTGTGACCACCTCTCCCCCAATGCCCCTTCCCCCGGCGGCCCCGGCTCCGCCCATGCCACCGGCCGGAACGAGCCCTTCATCCTACGGCGGCCAACAGATGCCCCCTTCAATGCACCAGGCCGTGGTGCAGGGGCCCTCGGCGATGGGGCATGCGTCCCCGGGGAGACGAGGGTTCCTTCTCGACGACGACGACAACTGA
- a CDS encoding antibiotic biosynthesis monooxygenase, with protein sequence MTGGYALIVRFTTRDADAAARFDALVEHALEDIRKEQGTLVYVSHVPEDDPLVRVFYELYADEAAFQAHESQPHIREMLREREQYLLSTEVTFLGERAGKRPAAQEAP encoded by the coding sequence GTGACAGGCGGATACGCGCTGATCGTGCGTTTCACCACCCGCGACGCCGACGCTGCCGCCCGCTTCGACGCCCTCGTGGAGCACGCACTGGAGGACATCCGCAAGGAGCAGGGAACCCTTGTCTACGTCAGCCACGTGCCTGAAGACGACCCCTTGGTGCGCGTCTTCTATGAGCTGTACGCGGACGAAGCCGCGTTCCAGGCGCACGAGTCCCAGCCTCATATCCGCGAGATGTTGAGGGAACGAGAACAGTACCTGCTGTCCACGGAGGTGACGTTCCTGGGAGAGCGGGCTGGCAAGCGCCCGGCCGCACAGGAGGCACCATGA
- a CDS encoding LamG-like jellyroll fold domain-containing protein has protein sequence MTADALPTWQTNGIVWSMAEAGGVIFAGGTFSAIRPPDAPAGSDERPAMNFVALNAATGEPTSCTLSFTVGSGLATVRALAVSPDHKTLYAGGRFGAVNGVKVSNVAAIDLATCAPRNNFKVAVNATVRALATAGGNVYLGGDFTSVAGRPRRYFASVTEAGALRSWKANADEVGRAVEVTPNGRDVLLGGDFFHLNGADSHALAVVSSATGSLTKRYPLGFFPAPTVVKDIATDSTGFYTAQEGNPLEGRIAFRLSDFNQRWRDTCLGATQAVTVFKGVLYSGSHTHSCAGAFPNRTRQHLLAQSVNGPALLGWYPDTNDGLGEHIGPRVLTTATANGRDYLWAGGEFTKVNGLPQQGLTRFASGPDTGAPSVPQVNGSSTTRGRIDVRWQASLDPDDRRLTYRVYRDGSDKPIHTVTGSSIFWRRPQLTFTDTHVSPGSTYTYRVTASDGTNTSASSTPVKVTAATASNRYAQQVVADRPLLYWRFEETGGTFAADTSGTNNGGNHRGGPARGVAPGAVAGSHAAVGYGGADEYTYSDRAAYAPASYTLEAWFNTTTKAGGKLVGFGNGNERPGSRRDKHIYMTNDGRLVFGVISGSQHVIATGPGFNNGAWHHVVATQGPDGMRLYVDGKLRAHNQSLTTSQKYRGYWQVGGDQPKGGNGPEHVPAWPRRPESWYFKGKIDEVAVYPRALAPAQVARHYTLGTR, from the coding sequence GTGACGGCGGATGCGCTGCCGACCTGGCAGACCAACGGCATTGTGTGGTCGATGGCCGAGGCGGGCGGGGTGATCTTCGCAGGCGGTACGTTCTCCGCGATAAGGCCGCCGGACGCACCGGCTGGCAGCGATGAGCGGCCCGCGATGAACTTTGTCGCACTGAACGCGGCGACAGGTGAGCCAACCTCCTGCACCCTGTCGTTCACGGTGGGATCCGGCCTGGCGACGGTGCGGGCCCTGGCGGTGTCACCGGACCACAAGACGCTGTACGCGGGCGGCCGCTTCGGGGCGGTCAACGGTGTCAAGGTAAGCAATGTGGCGGCCATCGACCTCGCCACCTGCGCCCCGAGGAACAACTTCAAGGTCGCCGTCAACGCCACCGTGCGGGCTCTGGCCACGGCTGGTGGCAACGTCTATCTCGGCGGCGACTTCACTTCCGTCGCGGGTCGGCCCCGCCGCTACTTCGCCTCGGTGACCGAGGCTGGGGCTCTTCGTTCATGGAAGGCGAACGCCGATGAGGTGGGCCGCGCCGTCGAGGTAACCCCGAACGGCAGGGACGTTCTCCTTGGTGGTGACTTCTTCCACCTGAACGGGGCCGACTCGCATGCCCTCGCCGTCGTCAGCAGTGCGACCGGCAGCCTCACCAAACGGTATCCCCTCGGCTTCTTTCCCGCTCCGACGGTGGTCAAGGACATCGCGACCGACAGCACCGGCTTCTACACGGCGCAGGAAGGCAATCCACTGGAGGGGCGGATCGCCTTCCGTCTGTCCGACTTCAACCAGCGCTGGCGTGACACCTGCCTGGGCGCGACTCAGGCGGTCACCGTCTTCAAGGGAGTGCTCTACTCCGGGTCGCACACGCACAGTTGCGCAGGAGCCTTTCCGAACAGGACGCGCCAGCATCTGCTCGCGCAGTCAGTGAACGGACCCGCTCTGCTGGGCTGGTACCCCGACACCAACGATGGGCTCGGTGAGCACATCGGGCCCCGGGTACTGACCACCGCGACGGCGAACGGCAGAGACTACCTGTGGGCAGGGGGAGAGTTCACCAAGGTCAACGGCCTGCCGCAGCAGGGGCTGACCCGGTTTGCGAGCGGCCCCGACACGGGGGCACCGTCAGTGCCGCAGGTCAACGGATCCAGCACCACGCGCGGCCGGATCGATGTGCGCTGGCAGGCCAGTCTCGACCCGGACGACAGGCGGTTGACCTACCGTGTGTACCGCGACGGATCGGACAAGCCGATCCACACGGTCACCGGCTCCTCCATCTTCTGGAGACGTCCCCAGCTGACCTTCACTGACACCCACGTCTCCCCTGGATCGACCTACACCTACCGGGTCACCGCCAGCGACGGCACCAACACCAGCGCCTCCTCCACCCCTGTCAAGGTGACCGCTGCCACGGCATCCAACCGGTACGCACAACAAGTCGTGGCCGACCGGCCCCTCCTGTACTGGCGGTTCGAGGAAACCGGAGGGACCTTCGCCGCGGACACCTCCGGAACCAACAACGGCGGCAATCACCGCGGCGGCCCCGCCCGCGGGGTAGCCCCTGGTGCCGTAGCGGGCTCACACGCTGCCGTCGGGTACGGCGGTGCGGACGAATACACCTACAGCGACCGCGCCGCGTATGCGCCGGCCTCGTACACACTGGAAGCCTGGTTCAACACGACCACGAAGGCGGGGGGCAAGCTTGTCGGCTTCGGCAATGGAAACGAGCGGCCCGGCAGCCGCCGCGACAAACACATCTACATGACCAATGACGGCCGACTGGTCTTCGGGGTCATCAGCGGCTCCCAGCACGTCATCGCCACCGGCCCGGGCTTCAACAACGGGGCGTGGCACCATGTCGTCGCCACGCAAGGGCCGGACGGCATGCGCCTGTACGTGGACGGAAAGCTTCGGGCGCACAACCAGTCCCTGACCACCAGCCAGAAGTACCGCGGCTACTGGCAGGTCGGCGGCGACCAGCCGAAGGGCGGGAACGGGCCCGAGCACGTACCGGCCTGGCCCAGGCGCCCCGAGAGCTGGTACTTCAAGGGCAAGATCGACGAAGTGGCCGTATACCCGCGTGCCCTGGCACCTGCTCAGGTCGCACGGCACTACACCCTCGGCACGCGCTAG
- a CDS encoding helix-turn-helix transcriptional regulator, translating into MKPTGKEVDPKDRAFGRHVKRLRKERGLTQQRLAAALHRTSSWMSQVERGVQPIERIDVLQQLAAALGVSVRQLRPGAPLPASVTRAETDREASDDLEGLRRLLSGHPAASTVFEVTTSGHSRSLSQLATEVDNVETLTLGGQLAPVSGLLTRLLPDLEQLVRVVEADDRDSAYLLLARAYQALAATLVRQDEADAAWVAADRAVWAAEKSSDPLHVCVGVLRMVEAFVRVERLGQAEHAAQTAIDALIVLDQKNELPLRGISVLGSLHLALARAYARCPQRSKAHEHITRARTLADRVGWERNDFNLAFGPASVTIQAVSVALDLGDAGEALDLGGKVDVTSLPPEQQGRLLMYLGRAHAQRRHTEEALSCMLRADELVPEMMRRDVGAREAIRELVLINGPGAPPDLMALATRVDALP; encoded by the coding sequence ATGAAGCCCACCGGCAAGGAAGTCGATCCAAAGGATCGCGCCTTCGGCCGGCATGTGAAGCGGCTGAGGAAGGAACGTGGTCTGACGCAGCAGCGGCTTGCGGCAGCACTCCACCGGACTTCGAGCTGGATGTCCCAGGTCGAGCGAGGGGTGCAGCCCATCGAGCGGATTGATGTGCTGCAGCAGCTCGCGGCGGCGCTCGGCGTGTCCGTGCGTCAACTCCGGCCAGGAGCGCCGCTGCCGGCTTCCGTCACCCGGGCCGAGACGGACCGGGAAGCGTCCGACGACCTCGAAGGGCTGCGGCGGCTCCTCTCCGGGCACCCAGCGGCAAGCACGGTCTTCGAAGTCACCACGTCCGGGCACAGCCGGTCCTTGTCACAGCTGGCCACCGAGGTGGACAACGTCGAGACGCTGACCCTCGGGGGCCAACTAGCCCCCGTGAGCGGGTTGTTGACGCGTCTCTTGCCCGACCTGGAGCAGCTGGTACGGGTGGTGGAAGCGGACGATCGCGACTCCGCGTACCTGCTGCTCGCCCGGGCCTATCAGGCACTCGCCGCAACTTTGGTCCGGCAGGATGAGGCGGACGCCGCCTGGGTGGCCGCCGATCGAGCTGTCTGGGCCGCTGAGAAATCGAGCGACCCGTTGCACGTCTGCGTCGGCGTCCTGCGAATGGTGGAGGCATTCGTGCGCGTAGAGCGTCTGGGTCAGGCGGAGCATGCCGCGCAGACGGCGATCGACGCGCTCATCGTGCTCGACCAGAAGAACGAACTACCGCTGCGGGGCATCTCCGTACTCGGGTCCCTGCATCTGGCACTCGCTCGGGCGTACGCCCGGTGTCCACAACGGTCGAAAGCCCACGAGCACATCACGAGAGCCCGAACGCTCGCGGACCGGGTCGGCTGGGAGCGGAACGACTTCAACCTCGCGTTCGGACCGGCCAGCGTCACGATCCAGGCGGTCTCCGTCGCCCTTGACCTCGGCGACGCCGGTGAAGCCCTCGATCTGGGAGGCAAGGTGGACGTGACCTCCTTGCCTCCCGAGCAGCAGGGAAGACTGCTGATGTATCTGGGGCGAGCCCACGCCCAGCGCCGCCACACCGAGGAAGCGTTGAGCTGCATGCTCCGCGCCGACGAACTGGTGCCGGAAATGATGCGCAGGGATGTGGGGGCCCGGGAAGCGATCCGGGAACTCGTCCTCATCAACGGGCCCGGTGCGCCGCCGGACCTCATGGCACTCGCGACAAGGGTGGACGCGCTCCCTTAG